In one window of Methanococcoides methylutens DNA:
- the fpoB gene encoding F(420)H(2) dehydrogenase subunit B, giving the protein MDELNDNVPVEDQEEYVEEIPGVITTTSMAITDFLKKTKAQDAINWGRKNSLWFMTQPMGCCGVEMIATGCAHYDTDRFGIIPRNSPRHADVMIISGYVTRKYLPALQKLWEQMAAPKWVICMGDCSISGGPFYESYSTVQNIDKLFPIDVFIPGCPPRPEALLQGFLELQKKIMAKKDHGTDY; this is encoded by the coding sequence ATGGATGAATTAAACGATAATGTACCAGTTGAGGATCAGGAAGAGTACGTGGAAGAGATTCCAGGTGTCATTACCACCACTTCCATGGCTATCACTGATTTCTTGAAAAAGACAAAAGCACAGGATGCAATAAACTGGGGTAGGAAGAACTCCCTATGGTTCATGACTCAGCCAATGGGTTGCTGTGGTGTGGAAATGATCGCTACAGGTTGTGCTCACTATGATACTGACAGGTTCGGTATCATTCCACGTAATTCCCCAAGGCATGCAGATGTCATGATCATCAGTGGATATGTGACAAGGAAGTACCTTCCTGCACTTCAGAAACTCTGGGAACAGATGGCTGCACCAAAGTGGGTAATATGCATGGGTGACTGCTCTATTAGTGGTGGTCCTTTCTATGAATCCTACAGCACAGTGCAGAACATTGACAAATTGTTCCCTATAGACGTTTTTATTCCAGGATGTCCACCAAGGCCGGAAGCCCTGCTCCAGGGATTCCTTGAGCTTCAGAAGAAGATCATGGCCAAAAAGGACCATGGAACGGATTATTGA
- the fpoA gene encoding F420H2 dehydrogenase subunit FpoA yields the protein MSVIIDSSNIINSYIPVAVFLVVSLLMPPATMAMVKLLSPRSKSPNKYATYECGSDPLGDARIQFNVEYYLYAIAFVLFDIEVLFLYPWAMVYIGNGVDMVTAIVEMLIFIFVLLFGYAYLWKKGALKWMN from the coding sequence ATGTCAGTAATAATCGATAGTAGCAATATTATCAATAGTTACATTCCGGTTGCTGTGTTTCTTGTTGTTTCGCTTCTGATGCCACCTGCAACAATGGCTATGGTCAAGTTGTTGAGCCCCAGAAGCAAATCACCTAATAAATATGCGACCTATGAATGTGGTTCCGATCCGTTAGGAGATGCGCGAATACAGTTCAATGTTGAGTATTATCTTTATGCGATCGCATTCGTTCTGTTCGATATCGAAGTTCTTTTCCTTTACCCATGGGCTATGGTATACATAGGCAATGGTGTCGATATGGTAACAGCGATCGTTGAGATGTTGATCTTCATTTTCGTTTTGTTGTTTGGATATGCCTACTTATGGAAGAAGGGTGCTCTTAAATGGATGAATTAA